The Streptococcus toyakuensis genome has a window encoding:
- a CDS encoding ABC transporter permease/substrate-binding protein, producing the protein MTNLIATFQDRFSDWLTALSQHLQLSLLTLLLAIFIAIPLAVYLRYHEKLADWVLQIAGIFQTIPSLALLGLFIPLMGIGTLPALTALVIYAIFPILQNTITGLKGIDPSLQEAGIAFGMTRWERLKKFEIPLAMPVMMSGIRTAAVLIIGTATLAALIGAGGLGSFILLGIDRNNASLILIGALSSAVLAIAFNFLLKVMEKAKLRTIFSGFALVTILLGLSYSPALLAQKEKENLVIAGKLGPEPEILANMYKLLIEENTSMTATVKPNFGKTSFLYEALKKGDIDIYPEFTGTVTESLLQPSPKVSHEPEQVYQVARDGIAKQDHLAYLKPMSYQNTYAVAVPKKIAQEYGLKTISDLKKVEGQLKAGFTLEFNDREDGNKGLQSMYGLNLNVATMEPALRYQAIQSGDIQITDAYSTDAELARYDLQVLEDDKQLFPPYQGAPLMKEALLKKHPELETVLNKLAGKITESQMSQLNYQVGVEGKSAEQVAKEFLVQEGLLK; encoded by the coding sequence TGTTTATCTTCGATATCATGAGAAGTTAGCGGATTGGGTCTTACAGATTGCAGGGATTTTCCAGACCATCCCGTCTCTGGCCTTGTTAGGGCTCTTTATTCCCTTGATGGGAATTGGAACCTTGCCGGCTTTGACAGCTCTAGTGATTTATGCGATCTTTCCGATTTTACAAAATACCATCACTGGACTCAAGGGAATTGATCCAAGTCTACAAGAGGCTGGGATTGCCTTTGGGATGACTAGGTGGGAGCGTCTCAAGAAGTTTGAAATTCCACTTGCTATGCCTGTTATGATGTCTGGGATTCGGACGGCAGCGGTCTTGATTATCGGTACGGCAACCTTGGCGGCCTTGATTGGTGCAGGGGGACTGGGTTCCTTTATCCTTTTGGGAATTGACCGTAATAATGCCAGTCTGATTTTGATTGGGGCACTTTCTTCCGCAGTGCTTGCCATTGCCTTTAACTTCCTACTAAAAGTGATGGAAAAGGCAAAATTGCGGACGATTTTCTCTGGTTTTGCCTTGGTGACCATATTGCTTGGTTTGTCTTATAGTCCAGCTCTTTTGGCTCAAAAAGAGAAAGAAAACTTGGTTATTGCTGGGAAATTGGGACCGGAACCAGAAATTTTGGCCAATATGTATAAACTCCTTATTGAAGAAAATACCAGCATGACTGCGACTGTTAAACCGAATTTTGGGAAAACAAGCTTTCTTTATGAAGCTTTGAAAAAAGGCGATATTGACATCTATCCTGAATTTACTGGTACGGTGACTGAAAGTTTGCTGCAACCATCACCTAAAGTGAGTCATGAGCCAGAGCAGGTTTATCAGGTGGCGCGTGATGGTATTGCCAAACAGGATCATCTAGCCTATCTCAAACCCATGTCTTATCAAAATACCTATGCTGTAGCTGTTCCAAAAAAGATTGCTCAAGAATATGGCTTGAAGACCATTTCGGACTTGAAAAAAGTGGAAGGGCAGTTGAAGGCTGGATTTACACTCGAATTTAATGACCGTGAAGATGGAAATAAGGGCTTACAATCAATGTATGGTCTCAATCTCAATGTAGCTACGATGGAACCAGCCCTTCGCTATCAGGCTATTCAGTCAGGTGATATTCAAATCACGGACGCCTATTCGACTGATGCGGAATTGGCGCGTTATGATTTGCAGGTCTTGGAAGATGACAAGCAACTCTTCCCACCTTATCAAGGAGCTCCACTGATGAAAGAAGCTCTTCTCAAGAAACATCCAGAGTTGGAAACAGTTCTCAATAAATTGGCTGGTAAAATTACTGAAAGCCAGATGAGCCAGCTCAACTACCAAGTCGGTGTTGAAGGCAAGTCAGCAGAACAAGTAGCCAAGGAGTTTTTGGTTCAAGAAGGTCTTCTAAAATAG
- a CDS encoding ABC transporter ATP-binding protein yields MKTLLHLQDLEKSFGRQMVLDHVGFDLQPGEIIGLIGPSGAGKSTMIKTMLGMAKADSGIALVLNHTMPNRHILGDIGYMAQSDALYEALSGQENLEFFGQLKGLSKKDLKDEIAHVAQVVDLTDHLNKAVSGYSGGMKRRLSLAIALLGNPQLLILDEPTVGIDPSLRKKIWEELIMLRDKGVGILVTTHVMDEAELTDKVGLLLGGNIIAFDTPKNLKESYGVSSIEEVFLKVEGE; encoded by the coding sequence ATGAAAACATTGCTACATTTACAAGATTTAGAAAAATCTTTTGGTCGTCAAATGGTCTTAGATCACGTTGGTTTTGATTTACAGCCTGGAGAAATCATTGGTCTAATTGGTCCATCAGGTGCTGGTAAATCAACTATGATTAAAACTATGCTAGGAATGGCAAAGGCGGATAGCGGTATCGCTTTAGTCTTGAATCATACTATGCCAAATCGTCATATTTTAGGTGATATTGGCTATATGGCTCAGTCTGATGCTCTTTATGAGGCCTTGTCAGGACAAGAAAATTTAGAATTTTTCGGTCAGCTAAAAGGTCTTTCCAAAAAAGATTTAAAGGATGAAATTGCCCATGTAGCTCAAGTGGTCGATCTAACAGATCACTTAAATAAGGCAGTATCTGGTTATTCCGGAGGGATGAAACGACGCTTGTCGCTAGCCATTGCGCTTTTAGGAAATCCGCAACTCTTGATTTTAGACGAACCAACGGTTGGAATCGACCCTTCTCTTCGAAAGAAAATCTGGGAAGAATTAATCATGCTTAGAGACAAGGGGGTAGGAATTCTAGTAACAACCCATGTCATGGATGAAGCAGAGCTGACAGATAAGGTTGGTCTCTTGTTAGGTGGAAACATCATTGCCTTTGATACACCAAAAAATCTTAAAGAAAGTTATGGTGTGTCAAGTATTGAAGAAGTCTTTTTGAAAGTAGAAGGAGAGTAA
- a CDS encoding ABC transporter permease: protein MRTLAITKKVIKELLRDKRTLAMMFVAPVFIMWLMNLMFSASTTVNIKLAAQNLPTSLVTKMDDLDHVSVQTYNDLNQAKKDLADEKVDAVVSYKNGEYQVDYANTDASKTSMTRQVLRTSIASEGSNQLLARIKQALPNLNLEVKAPEIRESYQYGDENTNFFTSMIPVLIGFVVFFFVFLISGMALLKERTSGTLERLLATPVKRSEIVYGYMLSYGIIAIFQTAVVVLAAIWLLDIEVVGNLFNVIIVNVVLALVALAFGILLSTLAKSEFQMMQFIPLVIMPQLFFSGIIPLSSMGDWAQTVGLFLPLTYSGDAMSQIILYGRGIGDVLPNIGVLLIFLVILTILNIVGLRRYRKV, encoded by the coding sequence ATGAGAACTCTAGCTATTACGAAAAAAGTGATAAAAGAATTGCTTCGTGACAAACGAACCCTTGCCATGATGTTTGTAGCCCCAGTTTTTATCATGTGGTTGATGAACCTTATGTTTTCAGCTAGCACAACCGTGAATATTAAACTAGCGGCACAAAATCTTCCAACTAGTTTGGTGACGAAAATGGATGATTTGGATCATGTTAGTGTACAGACTTACAATGATCTCAATCAAGCGAAGAAAGACTTAGCTGATGAAAAAGTAGATGCGGTGGTTTCTTATAAAAATGGTGAATATCAGGTCGATTATGCAAATACAGATGCCTCTAAAACATCTATGACTCGACAAGTATTGCGAACCAGTATCGCTAGTGAAGGAAGTAATCAATTACTAGCTCGTATCAAGCAAGCTCTCCCAAACTTGAATTTGGAGGTAAAAGCACCGGAAATCAGGGAATCCTACCAATATGGTGATGAAAATACAAACTTCTTTACAAGTATGATTCCAGTTTTGATAGGCTTTGTAGTTTTCTTTTTTGTTTTTTTGATTTCAGGAATGGCACTTTTGAAAGAGCGTACCAGTGGTACACTAGAGCGTTTATTAGCAACTCCAGTCAAACGTTCTGAAATCGTATATGGTTACATGTTGTCTTACGGTATCATTGCGATTTTTCAGACAGCAGTGGTAGTTCTAGCAGCCATTTGGTTATTAGATATAGAAGTTGTCGGAAATCTATTTAATGTTATAATAGTTAATGTAGTACTGGCTCTTGTAGCTTTGGCCTTTGGAATTCTCTTATCTACCTTGGCGAAATCAGAATTCCAAATGATGCAATTTATTCCTCTTGTGATTATGCCGCAGCTCTTTTTCTCAGGAATTATTCCATTGTCATCAATGGGAGACTGGGCTCAGACGGTCGGTTTATTTTTGCCTTTGACCTACTCAGGTGATGCGATGAGTCAGATTATTCTTTACGGACGTGGTATTGGAGATGTTTTGCCAAATATCGGCGTTCTACTGATTTTCCTTGTCATTTTGACAATTCTCAATATTGTAGGATTACGACGTTATCGTAAAGTTTAA
- a CDS encoding TetR/AcrR family transcriptional regulator, which produces MDKTIFESFEDYLEEANYPQGKKKIMRSAVDLISTKGYNGTSTLQIAEHAGFSQATLFKYFKTKVDLLTAILHPVVPGLFGSFFEKLLTFETTEEKVHYLVHNRMTYLKNNRALIKIILHETFSNNKLRNEQKFIWNTIQDKLLMLHKELLEDPRVNPELTISQMVRICMGPLLAYFSQLYVVGDNGELREEDLDLLEKQILGGLWK; this is translated from the coding sequence ATGGATAAGACAATTTTTGAATCATTTGAAGATTACTTAGAGGAAGCAAATTATCCTCAAGGGAAGAAAAAAATCATGCGGTCGGCAGTAGATCTCATTTCGACCAAAGGCTATAATGGCACCTCCACCCTTCAAATAGCTGAGCATGCTGGATTCAGTCAGGCTACGTTATTTAAGTATTTTAAAACGAAAGTCGATTTGTTAACGGCTATTTTACACCCTGTAGTTCCAGGACTATTTGGAAGTTTTTTTGAAAAACTGTTAACTTTTGAAACGACAGAAGAAAAAGTTCATTATCTTGTCCATAATCGAATGACCTATCTAAAAAATAATCGTGCTCTGATAAAAATCATTCTTCATGAAACATTCTCTAATAATAAACTAAGAAATGAACAGAAATTTATATGGAATACTATCCAGGATAAACTTCTGATGCTCCACAAGGAATTGTTGGAAGATCCACGTGTTAATCCTGAATTAACGATTTCTCAAATGGTTCGCATCTGTATGGGTCCTTTGTTAGCTTACTTCTCTCAACTATATGTCGTTGGCGACAATGGCGAATTGAGAGAAGAGGACTTAGACTTGTTAGAAAAACAAATCTTAGGTGGTTTGTGGAAGTAG